From Lewinellaceae bacterium:
CGTTGTCCGGCAGGGGTAGATTGTCGATGAGGTCGCGGCGGTTCCACATCGGGTTGGGGGTGACCTTATCGGGGCTGACCAGTTGGAGGGGTTCACCCAGGTCGGCCAGGGCCACTACATCGCGCACATCGGTCACCTCGTTGCGGTCGTTGGTGATCCAAACCTCCAGCTTTTTGATCTTGAACAGGCTGTTGATCTGGGGAAGGTTGCGCAGGGAACGTTCAAAGTTGTCCCGGTTGTAGAACGTGAGCAGGAAGTGCCGGTTTTCGTCGTATTCGTCAGCGCGTACTTCAAACTGCTGGACCTGAGCGCCGCCTTCCACCTGGATGTTTTCCTGCTGCGACTTTTGCTGGGAAGCGATGGCCGTAAGGCGCAGGTGGCCAAACTGGAGTTCGGTTTTGAGGCCAAAAAGGCTCTGGGCGCCCTGGATGAGGTTGCCGCGCAGGGGCAGGCTGACGTCCCCCGCTTCGATCTTTTTGATGATGGCGTCCTCGTCAAAATTGTCGCTGTTGTAGTCCAGTTTGATCTGGTTGTCAAAATTGAAAGTGGCGTTGGTATTGTAGTTAGTGGTCAGGTTGAGTTTTTCGCCGATCTTCCCCGTCACGTTCATATTGATGTTCATATCGAAATCGAAGCCTCCCTGCAGGCGCTGGCGCTCCGTTAGGATGGGATTGTCTACGCGGGAGAAATCCACGCCAAAGGTGAGGTCGATATTGCCCTGGGGGCGGATATCGACGGTGGTGCCTCCGAAGAGGCGGTCGAGCAGGTTATTTTCCACATCGATCTTGGCCAGGGGGTCGAGGCCGCTGCTGCCGGATCCGGAGGCGATGCCGGCCAGGCGGTTGAAATAGGCCCGTTCTTCCTGTTTCTGGCGGTAGTCGAAGTACTCATCAAAGGTCATGTAAGTCGGAGGGCGAAAGTCGATATCCCCGATCCGTTCCGTGATGATGTAACTTCCGGTTTCCGGGTCATACTCCAGGTTTTTCTCGATGATGCTAGGGTCTTCGAGGTCAAAGGGGTTGTCATTGCCGCCTGTGACAAAATCGCCATAGCGCTCCTCGATGTCCGGTATGGTATCGGCGGCAATGACGAAGGGAATGGCGTAGGGGTCTTCCAGGGAAACGCCGTTTTCGGCGGCGCTCAGGGCAGAAGTTGCAATTCCAAATAAGAGACAGTAGGGTAAAAATATTCTACTCATAGCTTTCAGCATGGGATTCGCGCACTTGGGCATAAAGCCGTGCTCAATCAATTGATATTCAAAGCTTGCTAAAAATGATTGGCTACCCTTTTAAGACCGGACAGCCTCGTACACCGTACACTCAAAGGTTCCCGCCGTGTCCGTACACCGTACACAACCCCGGCCATCACTGTCCGGTCTTAGACGGATAGCCAAATGATTACGGGTATTTCTGTTAGTCACTTCCCTAAAACGCAACAGGCCTGGCCTTTCTGTTGCCCATCCGGATTTTAACACATCAAGTATTTGGGAATATACCAGCCCCGCATGTTGCCGGGAAGCTGCATAAATTTGCCGGGCGGTTGTAGCCGGGCTATAACTTTGGCTGGTTTGGATTGCTAGGAAAGCTCTTTCAATGCCAGTTTAATCAGTGCTTCAACGCTGGCAATGCCGGAGTTTTCCTTCAGGGCTTTATTCAGAGCCTTCTGGGCCTGAATGCGGTTGAATTGCAAAGCCACCAAAGCAGATAACGCCTCATCCCGGATTGTATTGTCCTGAGGGCTGGCCAGAGCCAGTTCCTCCCCGGAATCTTTGAGCATTTTGTCCTTGAGGTCCAGGATAGCACGCTTGGCCGTTTTGGGCCCTATGCCCTTGATCCGCTTCAGGGTATTGACATCTTCGCTGATAATGGCGGCCCGCATCTCATCGGGGGTCATCGATGAAAGCATGAGCTGCGCCGTGCTCGGCCCAATACCGGAAACGGAGATCAGATGGACAAAGAGATTGCGCTCGGCAGCGTCGGCAAAGCCGTAGAGGGTGTGGCTGTCCTCCTTAATGTGGAGGTGTGTCAATATTTTGACAGATTCCAGCTTTTCCACCTGAGCATAGGTGTTCAGGCTGATGTTGATGTGGTACCCCAGGCCCGCCGCCTCCACAACAATATAGGTCGGGCTTTTGTGTGTAATATTCCCCTTGATGTATGTAATCATGGATTTCAAAAATGATCGCGAAGGTACAAAGTTTTCGGATATTTGGGGTATTCGTGTATCAATGTATTAACGTGAGGTTTGCTCAATTGGTGTATGATGTACGGGTCGAAGCAGAGCTTAATGATGTACGCTGTACGGCTTGGAAGCCCAATATATGTAAACGTACACCGTACACCCTTCGACCCAACCGAGCCACGTACACCAACACACCGAAACACCAACACACCGAAACACCGACACACCTCCCCTCCTCACTGCTCTACAAAATAATATCCGTCATTTTACCGGATAACTCCTAAAAACATCTATTTTGCCATAGTTTTGAGAAATAAACGGATCGATCAATGGCAAAAGCTGGTGCGTTTGATATTGACGAACAACCGAAGCTGCTAGGGCATCCTGTTGGCCTTTTTATCTTGTTTTTCACAGAGTTGTGGGAGCGGTTTTCCTTTTTCGGCATTCGCGGCATCCTCGTCTTGTTTCTGGTTGCCCAAACTACCGGAAACAATCCGGGCTTAGGCTGGACGAACCAGGAAGCGCTGGCCCTTTATGGGTGGTACACCATGCTGGCCTATCTGGCGGCCATTCCGGGAGGGCTGCTGGCCGACCGGTGGCTGGGCCAACGGCGCAGCGTTCTGGTGGGGGGGGTGCTCCTCTGCCTCGGGTACGGGCTGCTGGTTTTTGAAACGGCGGGCGCCTTTTATGCAGGCCTGACGCTCATCGTCCTGGGAGTGGGTTGCCTCAAGCCCAATATAACCAGCATGGTCGGGGCGCTCTATCCGGCCGGCGACGATCAAAGAGACATTGGGTTCACCATATTTTATATAGGCATCAACGTGGGTGCCTTCCTTTCTACCCTGATCATCGGCTGGATAGCCGTCCGGGTAGACTGGCACCTGGGTTTCGGCCTGGCGTGCCTGGGCATGCTGATCGGGCAGGCCGCTTATTTTTTCGGGCAGAAATACCTGTTGGGAATCGGGAACCGGCCGGTTAAGAAACTACGGGAAGCGCCACAGGATGAGGCCGAATCTAGCCGCCGCATTGCCCTGATGGGCATTTCGGCAG
This genomic window contains:
- the ruvA gene encoding Holliday junction branch migration protein RuvA, producing MITYIKGNITHKSPTYIVVEAAGLGYHINISLNTYAQVEKLESVKILTHLHIKEDSHTLYGFADAAERNLFVHLISVSGIGPSTAQLMLSSMTPDEMRAAIISEDVNTLKRIKGIGPKTAKRAILDLKDKMLKDSGEELALASPQDNTIRDEALSALVALQFNRIQAQKALNKALKENSGIASVEALIKLALKELS